In Zobellia roscoffensis, the following are encoded in one genomic region:
- a CDS encoding hydroxypyruvate isomerase family protein, with protein MKRRNFIQKTALSTGAISMGSGLSYASNLASSKDAHKFNLKYAPHLGMFENHAGKDPIDQLNFMADQGFTAFEDNKMRTRDVALQEKMAQTMQKRGIEMGVFVAVFLKEGHVASGDPEKRKAFLKYCKESVEVAKRVNAKWMTVVPGNVAAKVKEGYQTANVIETLKQASAIFEPHNLTMVLEPLNFFNHPGAFLTDSPQAYEICKAVDSPSCKILFDIYHQQIQEGNLIPNMKACWDEIAYIQIGDNPGRNEPTTGEINYWNVLKFIKEKGYNGILGMEHGNSRPDREGELAVINAYKNVDNFK; from the coding sequence ATGAAAAGACGCAACTTCATACAAAAAACAGCATTATCTACAGGAGCAATCTCAATGGGTTCAGGGTTATCCTATGCCTCTAATTTAGCTTCATCAAAAGATGCTCATAAATTCAATTTAAAATATGCTCCGCATTTGGGCATGTTTGAAAACCACGCGGGCAAAGACCCTATTGACCAATTGAATTTTATGGCAGACCAAGGCTTTACGGCTTTTGAGGATAATAAAATGCGTACCCGAGATGTAGCGCTACAGGAGAAAATGGCACAAACCATGCAGAAAAGAGGCATTGAAATGGGTGTTTTTGTCGCTGTTTTTTTAAAGGAAGGACATGTAGCTTCCGGCGACCCTGAAAAGCGAAAAGCCTTTTTAAAATACTGTAAAGAATCAGTAGAAGTTGCCAAACGTGTAAATGCGAAGTGGATGACGGTTGTACCGGGAAATGTGGCTGCCAAAGTTAAGGAAGGATACCAAACTGCAAATGTAATTGAAACCTTAAAACAGGCTTCGGCAATTTTTGAACCACACAATCTTACTATGGTGCTCGAACCTTTGAACTTTTTCAATCATCCCGGTGCTTTTTTAACGGATTCTCCACAGGCATATGAAATCTGCAAAGCTGTGGATTCCCCTTCATGTAAAATTCTTTTCGATATATATCATCAACAAATACAGGAAGGCAACCTCATCCCTAATATGAAAGCTTGTTGGGATGAAATAGCCTATATCCAAATTGGAGACAACCCGGGAAGAAATGAACCTACCACGGGAGAAATTAACTATTGGAATGTTCTAAAATTCATAAAGGAGAAAGGTTACAACGGTATTTTAGGCATGGAACACGGCAATTCAAGACCTGATAGGGAAGGTGAACTAGCTGTTATAAATGCGTATAAAAACGTAGATAATTTTAAATAA
- a CDS encoding gluconate 2-dehydrogenase subunit 3 family protein — protein sequence MDRRKALMQIGMSMGYVVAVPTFMSVLQSCNDSKTTTWTPQFLTPDEGVVLIGLIDSILPKTDTLSASEVNVHIFLDSFANEVMPPKQQDQFKATLNQLAANALESSKKERISDLTATDLAPEMRKALTNKKAKGVPFAKNIRDLTIWGYKCTEYVGEEVLAYDSIPGQYIPCGDLDELTGGKAWSI from the coding sequence ATGGACAGGAGAAAAGCATTAATGCAGATAGGAATGTCTATGGGCTACGTAGTAGCCGTACCAACATTCATGAGTGTTTTACAAAGTTGTAACGATAGTAAAACCACCACTTGGACACCCCAATTTTTAACTCCGGATGAAGGCGTTGTACTAATTGGCCTAATCGACAGTATTCTTCCAAAAACGGATACCCTTTCAGCATCGGAAGTTAACGTTCATATTTTTTTGGACAGCTTTGCCAACGAAGTGATGCCTCCAAAACAGCAAGACCAATTTAAGGCTACCTTAAACCAACTAGCAGCCAATGCACTAGAAAGCTCCAAAAAAGAGCGGATAAGCGATCTTACTGCTACGGATCTTGCCCCTGAAATGAGAAAAGCATTGACCAATAAAAAAGCAAAAGGTGTACCCTTTGCCAAAAATATTCGTGATTTAACTATATGGGGGTATAAATGTACCGAGTATGTAGGCGAAGAGGTATTGGCCTATGATTCTATTCCAGGTCAATATATTCCATGCGGTGATTTAGATGAATTAACAGGAGGAAAAGCTTGGTCTATTTAA
- a CDS encoding GMC oxidoreductase: MSKFYFNEEQSSYDAIVVGTGVSGGWAAKELCENGLKTLMLERGRMVEHIKDYTTAHMDDWDFKHGMELSIEEKAKRPKQSRTNKGKSADSYKWFVNDLDHPYNETKPFNWMRGYHVGGRSITWGRHSYRWSEIDFEANKNDGHGVDWPIRYKDIAPWYDKVETYIGVSGEKMGLRQLPDGQFLPMMELNCVEQKFRDKVYENLDGRVVTSGRIAHITGDKEFEGRTKCQFRNRCSRGCPFGGYFSSNSSTLPAAERTGNLTLRPDSIVTEVIYDPDTKKAAGVKVIDRLTKEEFVFKAKVIFLCASAIASASILMQSKSDRFPNGMGNDSDQLGRNIMDHHLGAGANGKFDGFDDKYYKGRRPGGVYIPRFKNIDAKSKSKDYLRGFGYQGGASRKNWKDSVAELTMGAELKEAILKPGGWTMGVGGFGEILPYQDNRMTLDYDNLDGWGLPTVTFDAEIRDNEFKMREDIVVQAAEMLKKAGARDINTHNSSYNIGHGIHEMGTARMGRDPKTSVLNGHNQVHEVPNVYVTDGAFMASSSCVNPSLTYMAFSARAANHAAQELKKGNI, encoded by the coding sequence ATGAGCAAATTTTATTTTAACGAAGAGCAAAGTTCCTATGACGCAATTGTTGTAGGCACAGGAGTCAGCGGAGGCTGGGCTGCCAAAGAACTGTGTGAGAATGGGTTAAAGACCCTTATGCTGGAAAGAGGCAGAATGGTAGAGCACATTAAGGACTATACTACTGCCCATATGGATGATTGGGACTTTAAACATGGTATGGAGCTTTCTATTGAAGAAAAAGCAAAAAGACCCAAACAAAGTAGGACGAATAAAGGAAAAAGTGCAGATTCATACAAGTGGTTCGTAAATGACTTGGACCACCCTTACAATGAGACCAAACCTTTTAATTGGATGCGCGGTTATCATGTTGGTGGCCGTTCCATAACCTGGGGTAGACACAGTTACCGTTGGAGTGAAATTGATTTTGAAGCAAACAAGAATGATGGTCATGGTGTTGATTGGCCTATTCGCTATAAAGATATTGCTCCGTGGTATGATAAAGTAGAAACCTATATTGGAGTTTCTGGTGAAAAAATGGGGCTTAGACAATTGCCTGATGGGCAGTTTCTCCCAATGATGGAATTGAATTGTGTAGAGCAAAAGTTTAGGGATAAAGTTTACGAAAATTTAGATGGACGAGTAGTTACTTCAGGTCGTATAGCCCACATAACAGGTGACAAAGAATTTGAAGGGCGCACCAAATGTCAGTTTAGGAACCGTTGTTCAAGAGGGTGTCCGTTTGGAGGATATTTCAGTAGTAACTCATCTACGTTACCAGCTGCGGAACGAACAGGAAATCTAACCCTAAGGCCTGATTCTATCGTAACCGAAGTAATTTACGACCCCGACACTAAAAAAGCTGCAGGGGTAAAAGTCATAGACCGCTTAACTAAGGAAGAATTTGTATTTAAGGCAAAGGTTATTTTCTTATGTGCATCGGCCATTGCATCGGCTTCTATTCTTATGCAATCAAAATCTGACCGTTTTCCTAATGGGATGGGTAATGATTCTGACCAATTGGGTCGTAACATCATGGACCATCATTTAGGAGCTGGGGCTAATGGAAAATTTGACGGTTTTGATGATAAGTATTACAAGGGAAGAAGGCCTGGCGGTGTGTATATTCCTCGTTTTAAGAATATAGATGCTAAATCTAAGAGCAAGGATTACCTACGTGGTTTTGGATACCAAGGAGGTGCAAGCCGTAAAAACTGGAAAGATTCCGTTGCAGAACTTACGATGGGTGCAGAGCTTAAAGAAGCCATTTTAAAGCCTGGAGGTTGGACCATGGGCGTAGGTGGTTTTGGTGAAATTCTACCTTACCAAGACAATCGTATGACCTTAGACTATGACAATTTAGATGGTTGGGGCCTACCAACGGTAACCTTTGATGCTGAAATACGCGACAACGAATTTAAAATGCGCGAAGACATAGTAGTTCAAGCGGCAGAAATGCTCAAAAAAGCAGGAGCGAGAGACATAAATACCCATAACAGCTCCTATAATATTGGCCACGGTATTCACGAAATGGGAACCGCACGTATGGGTAGAGACCCAAAAACATCAGTGCTTAATGGTCATAACCAAGTGCACGAAGTACCAAATGTATACGTTACTGATGGTGCCTTTATGGCATCATCAAGCTGTGTCAACCCTTCATTGACTTACATGGCTTTTTCTGCAAGAGCAGCCAATCACGCCGCACAAGAACTTAAAAAAGGAAATATATAA
- a CDS encoding sugar phosphate isomerase/epimerase family protein, with protein sequence MQRRKFISRSIQAATLASVAGVPFHGFADTTKLDKRSFFKISLAEWSFHNTLRAGKMDNLDFAAKARSFECEGLEYVNQFFMDKAKDKTYLKEMNNRADSEGVKNVLIMIDREGQLADVDSKKRSLAIENHHKWIDAAHFLGCHAIRVNLGGGIEKGEATKAAIDSLHKLADYSKDSNINILVENHGGFSSDGVWLSNVMKNVERENCGTLPDFGNFCIEKNKERECVNEYDKYKGFAEILPFAKGVSAKSIEFDKMGNETTIDYFKMMKMVKDSGYTGFIGIEFGTSTGSEEEGVKLTRDLLIKAGSQV encoded by the coding sequence ATGCAAAGAAGAAAATTTATCAGCAGATCAATACAAGCCGCAACTTTAGCATCAGTAGCCGGAGTTCCTTTTCATGGTTTTGCAGACACAACGAAATTAGATAAACGCAGTTTTTTTAAAATCTCCTTAGCGGAATGGTCATTTCATAATACACTCCGTGCCGGAAAAATGGATAATCTTGATTTTGCCGCCAAAGCTAGAAGTTTTGAATGCGAAGGTTTGGAATATGTAAATCAGTTTTTCATGGATAAGGCAAAGGATAAGACCTACCTCAAAGAAATGAATAACAGAGCCGATTCTGAAGGGGTAAAGAATGTGTTGATAATGATTGATAGAGAAGGGCAACTGGCAGATGTAGATTCCAAAAAACGTTCGCTAGCCATAGAAAACCATCACAAGTGGATTGATGCTGCTCATTTTCTAGGTTGTCATGCCATTAGAGTGAATTTAGGAGGAGGAATTGAAAAAGGAGAGGCTACAAAAGCTGCCATTGATTCATTACATAAACTTGCGGATTACTCCAAAGATTCCAATATCAATATTCTAGTTGAAAATCATGGCGGTTTCTCTTCTGATGGCGTATGGCTATCTAATGTAATGAAGAATGTAGAACGAGAAAACTGCGGCACATTGCCAGATTTTGGAAACTTTTGTATTGAAAAAAATAAAGAACGCGAATGTGTGAATGAGTATGATAAGTACAAGGGGTTTGCAGAGATTTTACCCTTCGCAAAAGGAGTAAGTGCCAAATCTATTGAGTTTGATAAAATGGGCAACGAAACAACCATTGATTATTTCAAAATGATGAAAATGGTTAAAGATTCAGGATATACCGGCTTCATAGGTATTGAATTTGGTACATCTACTGGCTCAGAAGAAGAGGGAGTTAAATTGACTAGAGACTTACTTATAAAAGCAGGCTCACAAGTTTAA